One genomic segment of Sorex araneus isolate mSorAra2 chromosome X, mSorAra2.pri, whole genome shotgun sequence includes these proteins:
- the LOC101556060 gene encoding melanoma-associated antigen 10-like, giving the protein MPDPMWQQLSEEDSASIQGNDGQDGEELMESSEEEWQVFWQMHSGESSSSSGYEWIAIWQIQGDNSSSQEGEELAEEESSGQEEEALQEKILAVVKFLLLKYRSKEIATKKEIIRNFLRHYPALFPIIFNHSCEYLQLVFGIDVQEVVPHRSFQMVPCLGLTYDGLEDPEQIMPKTGLLVIVLGIIFLAGNCIKEEDLWNVLSLMGVYPDIEHHIFGHPRELLTNVWVQEQYVEYRYIPGNYPGRHQFLWGPRAYGETSKQEVLKFLLKMSESDPEASDESSESDGEEGA; this is encoded by the exons ATGCCTGACCCTATGTGGCAACAGCTATCGGAAGAAGATAGTGCTAGCATCCAAGGGAATGATGGCCAAGATGGGGAGGAGCTGATGGAGAGCTCAGAGGAGGAGTGGCAGGTCTTCTGGCAGATGCACAGTGGTGAGAGCTCCAGTAGCTCGGGGTACGAGTGGATAGCCATCTGGCAGATTCAGGGAGATAACTCCAGCAGCCAGGAGGGAGAGGAGCTGGCAGAGGAGGAGAGCTCTGGCCAGGAGGAA GAGGCACTCCAGGAGAAGATACTTGCTGTGGTGAAGTTTCTCCTTCTTAAGTACCGCTCAAAGGAGATTGCCACCAAGAAAGAGATAATACGCAATTTCCTCCGTCATTACCCTGCACTCTTCCCTATCATCTTCAACCATTCCTGTGAATACCTGCAGTTGGTCTTTGGCATTGATGTGCAGGAAGTGGTGCCCCATAGGAGCTTTCAGATGGTTCCTTGCCTGGGTCTCACTTATGATGGCTTGGAGGATCCCGAGCAGATCATGCCCAAGACGGGCCTTCTGGTGATTGTCTTGGGGATCATCTTCCTGGCAGGCAATTGTATCAAGGAGGAGGATCTCTGGAATGTGCTGTCTTTGATGGGGGTGTATCCTGACATAGAGCATCACATTTTTGGGCATCCCCGGGAGCTCCTCACCAATGTGTGGGTGCAGGAGCAGTATGTGGAGTACCGGTACATTCCGGGAAATTATCCTGGCCGCCATCAGTTCCTCTGGGGCCCCAGGGCATATGGTGAAACCAGCAAGCAGGAGGTCCTGAAGTTTTTACTCAAGATGAGTGAGAGCGACCCCGAGGCTTCTGATGAGTCTTCTGAGAGTGATGGGGAGGAGGGTGCTTGA